A region of the Candidatus Kryptonium sp. genome:
TTTAAAAATGGATCTATTTATAAGTTCATTGATTCGCTCGTTAATCTAGCAAACGGCGAGGTTAAAATTGACTCTGTGAATGGAACTTTGCTTGTTGATTCAAAGTATTTTAAATCGCTCGCAGGAGAAATTGACACATCAAAAGTTTATGAATTGGGCAAGTTTAAGATTAAAACAAGTTCCCCTGTTTCAGCAATTGTTTTTGCAAGTTTGGACAATTTTGCATTAGATAGTTCAAACAAAATCGCAGTTAAAGTTGTAACCGTGGCTAAAAATAGAGGGCAGGTTTTTGAAAAAGTAGAGGATAGAAAATTTATTTTAAGAAATCAGGGCAGTGCACCTGTTCAAACACACGGTGAAAAATCTGATTCAGGAGTTGAGATATGGATCAGCGATAAAAGAATTTTGAAATGCTTTATGAGAAATGGTAGTTTTGAAGTTTTGATTGACAACAAAACAAAACGAGTTTTCATATTTTGCGATACACCGAATATAAAATTCAAAATACACAATCACTTTTTCAGGGTCGGTAAAATTACGAGGTTTTTCCAGGAAATTGGTGGCGAAGATCGTGGAAAGATAGGTGAAAATGGGGAATTTGTTTATCCGGGGTATTCAAAATATGTGATGATTTATTAACAGAAATTTTAAGCACCTTTGTGCGTCGTATTTTTTCTTTCCCCCTTTTTTGTTAAATTTTAAAAAAATTAAACCTTTTCAAGAGAAGGTGACGAAAGGCGATCTTGCTGAACTTAAAAAAAGGTTAAAGAAGGTAAAACTAATCGCATGTGACATTGACGGGACTTTGCTTAGCTCAGAAAATCAAATCGGCGACGGGACAAAGCAGCTCGTAAAAGAATTAAAGAATTTCGGAGTTAAATTTACTCTCATCACTGGTCGCGTTCATTCCGCTTCGGTTAAATATGCAAAGATGCTTGGTGTTGATGATCCAATAGTTTCTCTAAACGGCGCTCTTGTGAAATTTCCGGAGGGCGAGACAATAAAAGCTTTCTATCTTCCCGAAAAGAAAGTCATTAAAGCGCTTGAACTTGCCGAAAGATATTTTGTTAATATACTTTTTTATTCAGAAGATAAAGTCATTTACACGGCTGAAAACACGATTTTCCCATCATATATAGGTAATCTTGAGGCAGAGGCGATAGAGGTTGATTCTTATTATGAACATACTGATAAGGTCTTGCGTGTCGTGCTTAGTTCCGATAGAAAACATATGCTTTATAAAATTGCACATAAGATTGAACCTATTTTCTTTTCAAATATATCAACATCAATTTATCCATCGCTCAAGTACGATAAGCTTACCTATCTTGAGGTTAAACGAAGGGGAATTTCAAAGGCGACCGGCTTAAAACATCTCTGTAAATACTATGGAATAAAAATGAAAGAAGTAGCTGGGATTGGTGACTTTTACAACGATCTTGAATTTTTGAAGAAAGTCGGGATTGCTGTTGCTATGAAAAACGCTATTGCGGAGCTTAAATTCAATGCTGACTATGTGACGACTAAGACGAACGATGAAGATGGTGTAGGTGAATTTCTTGAAATTTTGCTTGATGCAAAAAAATCAAGTTAAAGTATGGATCTAAAAAATTTAACATCTCTTTTCTCAAAGGATTTGCTTTTGAAGGTTGCAATGTTTCTTTCTATTCCGTTTTTGCTCGTAATTTTGTTTAGAAGTCCATATGCGTTTGAATATAAATACGAGGTCGGTAGCGTCTGGCTTTATGATGATGTCGTTGCTCCATTTGCTTTTCCGATTTACAAAGATGAAAAACAATATCAAGAGGAACTTGCAAAGGTCTATAGCGAGGTTTATTTCATTTTTGATGTTGATACACAAGTTCATAAAACTCAGATGAACGAGTTCAGGAAGTTTTTGACAGATTTGAGATCGTATTTGGATTTGAAGCAAAATTATCAGATTAAGTTGAACCGCGGTGTAAGCCCAAACCTTCTCAAAAGCGATTCAGTTGAAATTGACAATTTAAAAAAACTTCTAATTCAGAGGCTCAGCGAGGAGGATCTTGATAAAATTGAATTAATGTATAAAATCGGTTATTTTGATTTTGCTAAGTTAAAAGTCGTTGGTGAAACATATCTTTCTTCAGTTTATCAGCCGATAGGGGTTATTTCAATACCGAGAACGGATCTAAAGAGAAATGAGATAGTTTTAAGAAAAGGCAAATTTGAAGAGGTTTACAAGCAGGGAAGGTTCTACGACCTAAATGAGTGTTATGATCTTGCTAAAAGCTTGACACAGAAAAATTTCTCAGAGCTTGCTGAAATTGACTCATCTTATTTTGATCTAATTGCTCAAGTTCTTTATTCATTTGTGAAGCCGAACTTGTTATTTAATGAGAAAGAGACAAATAGTTTGATAGAACGAGAGAAGAGCAAAGTTTTGAGGACGGCTGGCATTGTCCGTGAAAATGAGAAGATAATCTCAAGACATGAGATAATAACTCCGGAGAAGTATTTGAAACTTGAATCTTTGAAAATAGCGCAAAGAGAGCGTGGCATTGGAACTGGGCGGATTCTCAAAGACCTTGGGCGTTTCATCTTAACTGCAAGCATATTGGCCGTCTTTTGGATATATCTTTACATGTATAGGAAGAAAATCTATTTTGATAACAAACTGCTTTCACTTATAACTGCTTTATTTATTTTTGAAATTTTGCTTGCTTTTTTAATTACAAAGTTAAAAGCGGGGCACGAGGCAAATTACTTAATTCTTATACCGGCGTTTTCAATGTTGATGACAATAGTTTTTGATTCAAGGGTTGCCTTCTGGGCAACTGTTGTAATTTCACTTATGATTGGCTCTGTGATAGGTTATGACTATGGGGTTATATCGGCTTCATTTGTTGCAGGGACTGTTGCTATTTACTCTGTGAGAAGCATTGGAAATAGGATGCAGATTTTTAAAAGTTTTATTTTCATTTTTATTGCTTATGCTTTCGTTTTAATTGGATTTTCGTTTCAAAAATATGAATCCGCTGAGGTTATTTTCACAAAACTTGGTTTTGTGGCTGCCAATGCTTTGCTTTCACCAATTTTGACATACGGTTTGCTAATTTTTCTTGAGAGAATTTTTGGGATCATGACAGAAATTACCTTGCTTGAGCTTTCTGATTTCAATCATCCACTTTTGCGTGAGCTTTCGGCGCGAGCACCAGGGACATTTCATCACAGCATTGCAGTTGCAACGCTTGCCGAAGCTGCAGCTAAAGCCATTGGGGCTAATCCAGTGCTTGCCAGGGTTGGTGCTTATTACCATGATGTCGGTAAAATTTTAAATCCGGAATTCTTCGTTGAAAATCAAATGGAATCTGAAAAACTCCATAGCTCAATAACTCCAGAGCAAAGTGTTAAGATAATTATCTCGCATGTTGAAGAAGGACAGAAGATAGCCAAGAGATATAAGCTCCCATTGGAGATAATTAAATTTATTCCCATGCATCATGGAACAACGCTTGTAGCTTACTTTTATGGTAAGGCGCTAAAGCGAAAGGAACTGAAAGAAGTTGAAATTGAAGAAAGCGATTTTAGATATAAAGGACCGAAACCTGATTCAAAGGAAACCGGTATCGTTATGCTCGCTGACTCGGTTGAAGCTGCTGTAAGATCGCTTGATGAGAAAACACCTGAAAATATAGAGAAAACCGTTGAAGCGATATTTGAAAGCCGAATTGAAGATGGTCAGCTTGATGAATCAAATCTGACATTAAAAGACATAGAGGAAATAAAGAAAACATTCATTCAGATGTTGAATAATCTTTATCATCCAAGAGTTAAATATCCCGGACAGGAAAAAATCACGGCTGATGAGTCAGTTGATAAAAAAGAACTCAAATTAAGGCCAAGAAAGAGAACGAGAAAGCTAAAAAATGGCACAAGTTAGCAAAAAGTTTGCGTTTGAGGAATCTCTGATGAGAATTAAAAATGAAGAATGGCGACGGTTTCTTAGCCATTTTCTTAAGTCAATTGAAATAGAGAAGGGATATTCTAAAAACACAGTTGAATCGTATTCAATTGATCTCGTGCGCTATGTTTGCTTTTTAGAAGACAATGGCATTAAGCACCCAGATTTCGTTGACGAGGAATTGGTGCGAAAATATATTAGGGAGATCGGGTTGATTGGATTAAGTCCATCAAGCATTTCAAGAAATGTGGCATCAATAAAATCATTTCACAAGTTTTTACTGCTTGAATCCTATTCAAAAAATTATCCAGTTGAAAACATTGAACATCCTAAAATAAAGAAGAAACCACCGGAAGT
Encoded here:
- a CDS encoding HDIG domain-containing protein, encoding MDLKNLTSLFSKDLLLKVAMFLSIPFLLVILFRSPYAFEYKYEVGSVWLYDDVVAPFAFPIYKDEKQYQEELAKVYSEVYFIFDVDTQVHKTQMNEFRKFLTDLRSYLDLKQNYQIKLNRGVSPNLLKSDSVEIDNLKKLLIQRLSEEDLDKIELMYKIGYFDFAKLKVVGETYLSSVYQPIGVISIPRTDLKRNEIVLRKGKFEEVYKQGRFYDLNECYDLAKSLTQKNFSELAEIDSSYFDLIAQVLYSFVKPNLLFNEKETNSLIEREKSKVLRTAGIVRENEKIISRHEIITPEKYLKLESLKIAQRERGIGTGRILKDLGRFILTASILAVFWIYLYMYRKKIYFDNKLLSLITALFIFEILLAFLITKLKAGHEANYLILIPAFSMLMTIVFDSRVAFWATVVISLMIGSVIGYDYGVISASFVAGTVAIYSVRSIGNRMQIFKSFIFIFIAYAFVLIGFSFQKYESAEVIFTKLGFVAANALLSPILTYGLLIFLERIFGIMTEITLLELSDFNHPLLRELSARAPGTFHHSIAVATLAEAAAKAIGANPVLARVGAYYHDVGKILNPEFFVENQMESEKLHSSITPEQSVKIIISHVEEGQKIAKRYKLPLEIIKFIPMHHGTTLVAYFYGKALKRKELKEVEIEESDFRYKGPKPDSKETGIVMLADSVEAAVRSLDEKTPENIEKTVEAIFESRIEDGQLDESNLTLKDIEEIKKTFIQMLNNLYHPRVKYPGQEKITADESVDKKELKLRPRKRTRKLKNGTS
- a CDS encoding Cof-type HAD-IIB family hydrolase encodes the protein MTKGDLAELKKRLKKVKLIACDIDGTLLSSENQIGDGTKQLVKELKNFGVKFTLITGRVHSASVKYAKMLGVDDPIVSLNGALVKFPEGETIKAFYLPEKKVIKALELAERYFVNILFYSEDKVIYTAENTIFPSYIGNLEAEAIEVDSYYEHTDKVLRVVLSSDRKHMLYKIAHKIEPIFFSNISTSIYPSLKYDKLTYLEVKRRGISKATGLKHLCKYYGIKMKEVAGIGDFYNDLEFLKKVGIAVAMKNAIAELKFNADYVTTKTNDEDGVGEFLEILLDAKKSS